The proteins below are encoded in one region of Candidatus Planktophila lacus:
- the rodA gene encoding rod shape-determining protein RodA translates to MSQRINYRKAQRPSAFAGFDPILTIAVAALLVIGTLLVYAATRNWYAANGLDPEYYLKRHVVNILIGSLLAWGTTIIDYRLIRAYTPFLWIGGVVGLTLVLIPGIGEEVNGANAWIGLPGGFQVQPAELAKISIIVGMSMILSERNHDSDSPSHRDVMQALVIAAVPVLLILAQPDMGTVFIISIAVVTIIAVSGAPLRWVAGLIIVAVVGSFAAVQVGVINDYQVKRLQAFVDPNADSQGSGYQLRQARITVGSGGLLGTGLFNGPQTNGRFVPEQQTDFIFTVAGEQLGFLGCGFIILLYLIILMRAFGIARRSSDPYGKLVCTGVIAWFAFQTFENIGMTLGMMPMTGVPLPFLSYGGSSMFANMIGFGLLQNVNARHRG, encoded by the coding sequence ATGTCCCAGCGCATTAACTACCGAAAAGCTCAGCGCCCCTCTGCTTTTGCCGGTTTTGATCCAATCCTCACAATTGCCGTTGCTGCGTTGTTGGTGATCGGAACTCTTTTGGTTTATGCCGCAACGCGAAATTGGTATGCGGCAAATGGTTTAGATCCCGAGTACTACTTAAAGCGCCATGTTGTAAATATTTTGATTGGTTCGCTACTTGCCTGGGGAACCACGATCATTGATTACCGATTGATTCGCGCGTACACGCCGTTCTTATGGATCGGCGGCGTTGTTGGGCTTACCCTGGTTTTGATTCCAGGCATTGGCGAAGAAGTAAATGGTGCAAACGCGTGGATCGGTCTACCTGGTGGATTCCAAGTTCAGCCGGCAGAACTCGCAAAGATTTCAATCATCGTAGGTATGTCAATGATTTTATCTGAACGAAACCACGATTCAGATTCGCCATCTCACCGAGATGTGATGCAGGCCTTAGTTATCGCCGCAGTCCCCGTTCTCTTAATTTTGGCACAACCAGATATGGGTACTGTTTTTATTATTAGCATCGCGGTCGTGACCATCATCGCCGTATCTGGTGCGCCACTGCGTTGGGTTGCAGGTTTAATAATTGTTGCCGTTGTAGGAAGTTTTGCAGCTGTGCAAGTCGGCGTTATAAATGATTACCAAGTTAAACGCTTGCAGGCTTTTGTTGATCCAAATGCGGATTCGCAGGGGAGTGGTTATCAACTTCGCCAAGCTCGAATTACCGTGGGCTCAGGCGGTTTACTTGGTACTGGTTTATTTAATGGGCCTCAAACAAATGGCCGCTTTGTTCCAGAACAACAAACTGACTTTATCTTCACAGTTGCTGGAGAGCAGTTAGGTTTTCTTGGTTGCGGATTTATCATTCTCTTATATCTAATTATTTTGATGCGGGCATTTGGAATCGCCCGAAGATCTAGCGACCCTTATGGAAAATTAGTTTGCACCGGTGTTATCGCTTGGTTTGCATTTCAAACATTTGAAAACATCGGTATGACTCTAGGTATGATGCCTATGACTGGTGTTCCGCTGCCATTCCTGTCTTATGGTGGCTCAAGCATGTTCGCCAATATGATCGGTTTCGGTCTATTGCAAAACGTAAACGCTCGCCACCGCGGCTAA
- the rplU gene encoding 50S ribosomal protein L21: MVYAIVKAGGRQEKVTVGETITVDRIDQAAGATVTFPALLVVDGASVTTDAKVLSGVKVTGEVIDEVKGPKIDILRYMNKTGYRRRQGFRAQQTRVKITAISGVK; the protein is encoded by the coding sequence ATCGTGTACGCAATCGTTAAAGCTGGCGGACGCCAGGAGAAAGTCACCGTTGGTGAAACCATCACTGTCGATCGTATCGACCAGGCTGCTGGTGCAACCGTAACTTTTCCTGCGCTACTTGTCGTAGACGGTGCCAGCGTTACAACAGATGCAAAAGTTCTTAGCGGTGTAAAAGTTACCGGTGAAGTAATTGACGAAGTAAAGGGTCCAAAGATCGACATCCTTCGTTACATGAACAAGACCGGTTACCGTCGTCGTCAAGGTTTCCGTGCACAGCAAACTCGAGTCAAGATCACCGCTATTAGCGGCGTGAAATAA
- a CDS encoding Rne/Rng family ribonuclease, giving the protein MAIEPKSPRKRAVKKTSKKKPAEQSADVEATPVTEAVESKSKKKAPSIPVPIFQAAPVEKAPKAVAKKSAKKVEVESGSDEKVSTSAAAPDSADAEDSDGRGGRNRRRRRGGRGRRKPGADGADANTSDEGTDTSEDSSEDSAEGTTHRRRRRRRATGEGVTPGETVDEDGVITVVKVREVRERTERPARAERNERGTRSRGRDRDRDRGGRNDNRGDYREPYRRRGTIITDGEFLARRENVDREMVVRQIGDRIQIAVIEDKVMVEHYVNRNANVSYVGNVYLGRVQNVLPSMEAAFVDIGKGRNAVLYAGEVNWDAAGISETQPRKIEMVLKTGQPVLVQVTKDPIGQKGARLTSQISLPGRYVVYVPGGGMSGISKRLPESERTRLKAILKNLIPEEAGVIVRTAAEGVSEEELTNDVARLKAQWEDIYQKSENPNFHAPALLLSEPDLAVRVIRDIFNEDFRKLTIQGNEAWEEISSYLGSIAPELVTKLEKYTGTGDLFADFRVEEQLAKAFDRKVYLPSGGSLVIDRTEAMIVIDVNTGKFIGKGGNLEETVTKNNLEAAEEIARQLRLRDLGGIIVIDFIDMVLESNRDAVLRRLVECLGRDRTKHQVAEVTSLGLVQMTRKRVGQGLIEAFSTTCDSCAGRGIHIHMEPVKMKAPMPQVNSQSASHDDADESEATEHEFHETLNTEETDTEMSSKTEVDEDVEVEAKPAGRRRRRAASSGIITA; this is encoded by the coding sequence ATGGCGATTGAGCCAAAGTCACCGCGCAAACGTGCGGTGAAAAAGACAAGTAAGAAGAAACCTGCTGAACAAAGCGCAGATGTTGAAGCAACCCCGGTAACGGAGGCGGTTGAAAGTAAGTCGAAGAAGAAAGCGCCTTCGATTCCTGTCCCAATTTTTCAGGCAGCTCCGGTCGAAAAAGCCCCAAAGGCTGTTGCAAAGAAGAGCGCAAAGAAAGTTGAAGTCGAAAGTGGATCTGACGAGAAGGTAAGCACTTCTGCAGCAGCACCAGATTCTGCCGATGCAGAAGATTCAGATGGCCGTGGTGGACGCAATCGCCGCCGCCGTCGTGGTGGTCGCGGTCGTCGTAAGCCGGGTGCAGATGGCGCCGATGCAAATACTTCAGATGAAGGAACAGATACTTCAGAGGATTCCAGCGAAGATTCCGCTGAAGGTACAACTCATCGTCGTCGTCGCCGCCGCCGTGCAACTGGCGAAGGTGTAACACCTGGCGAGACCGTTGATGAAGATGGCGTAATAACAGTTGTTAAGGTCCGCGAAGTTCGTGAACGCACCGAACGTCCTGCTCGCGCAGAACGTAACGAACGTGGAACACGTAGCCGTGGTCGCGATCGCGATCGCGATCGAGGCGGACGTAACGATAATCGTGGAGATTACCGCGAGCCATATCGCCGTCGCGGAACAATCATTACCGATGGAGAATTTCTAGCGCGTCGCGAGAACGTTGATCGCGAGATGGTAGTTCGCCAGATTGGTGATCGCATTCAGATCGCAGTTATCGAAGATAAAGTCATGGTTGAGCACTACGTAAACCGTAACGCCAACGTTTCTTATGTCGGAAACGTTTATCTCGGTCGCGTACAGAACGTTCTTCCATCTATGGAAGCGGCGTTCGTTGATATCGGCAAAGGTCGCAACGCTGTTCTATATGCAGGTGAAGTTAACTGGGATGCTGCAGGTATCTCTGAAACTCAACCACGTAAAATTGAAATGGTTTTGAAGACAGGTCAACCTGTTCTTGTACAAGTTACTAAAGATCCAATCGGTCAAAAGGGTGCGCGCTTAACTAGCCAGATCTCACTTCCTGGCCGTTATGTTGTCTATGTTCCTGGCGGCGGAATGAGCGGTATTTCAAAGCGCCTTCCTGAATCAGAACGCACACGTTTAAAGGCGATCTTAAAGAACTTAATCCCTGAAGAAGCAGGGGTAATTGTTCGCACCGCTGCAGAAGGCGTTAGCGAAGAAGAACTCACAAACGATGTCGCACGTCTAAAGGCGCAATGGGAAGATATTTATCAGAAATCTGAAAATCCAAACTTCCACGCACCAGCACTTCTACTCTCAGAGCCAGATCTTGCAGTGCGCGTTATCCGCGATATCTTTAACGAAGATTTCCGCAAGTTAACAATTCAAGGCAATGAAGCATGGGAAGAAATCAGTTCTTACCTGGGATCTATTGCTCCTGAACTTGTGACCAAGCTTGAGAAGTACACCGGAACTGGCGATCTATTCGCTGACTTCCGCGTTGAAGAACAACTCGCTAAGGCATTTGATCGCAAGGTTTATCTACCTTCAGGTGGTTCGCTAGTTATCGATCGCACTGAAGCGATGATCGTTATCGACGTCAACACCGGTAAATTCATCGGTAAGGGTGGAAACCTCGAAGAGACAGTTACCAAGAACAACTTGGAAGCTGCCGAAGAAATTGCACGCCAACTTCGCTTGCGCGACCTTGGTGGAATCATCGTTATCGACTTTATCGATATGGTTCTTGAATCAAACCGTGATGCAGTTCTTCGCCGCCTAGTTGAATGTCTCGGCCGCGATCGCACTAAGCATCAGGTTGCAGAAGTAACATCACTCGGTTTGGTGCAGATGACACGTAAGCGCGTTGGCCAAGGTTTGATCGAAGCCTTCTCAACAACTTGCGATTCATGTGCGGGCCGCGGAATTCATATCCATATGGAGCCGGTAAAGATGAAGGCGCCGATGCCACAAGTAAATTCACAATCAGCATCACATGACGATGCCGATGAATCTGAAGCAACCGAACATGAATTCCATGAAACTCTAAATACTGAAGAAACAGATACCGAAATGTCTTCAAAAACCGAGGTAGATGAGGATGTAGAAGTAGAAGCCAAGCCAGCCGGGCGACGTCGTCGCAGGGCTGCTTCCAGCGGGATCATCACCGCCTAG